The genomic DNA CTCAACTCATCAATAGCCAATCCCGATTCTTCCAGACAGTATTTGATCGCGTGAACCGGAAATTCCGGCGTATGTTTTTTACGCGTGAACCGTTCCTCCTGCGCGGCCGCGACGATGCGTCCGTCCTGAATCAGCGCAGCGGCTGAGTCGTGATAAAACGCAGAGATGCCTAAAAGAGCGCTCATGAAGTTCCTGTTTTCTACGGGTGGAGCAAAGGGATCCTATTCCACGCATCGCTACCGCGCGGGCATCCTTTCCAGTAAGATAGAAAAATATTCTTCCTGATCAAGGCTTTTCAACAAAACCCATCCTCGGCGGTCTCATGGGCAGCAAAGGATTGTTCGAAAGGCTACTCCTTGGCCGGCTCGGCTTGCTCCTCGTAGAGATTTGCGCTGCGGACCTCTTTGGGCGGTAAAGCCATACGGCGGCGGTTCACCGGGTACTGGTACCAAAATGCGGCGCAGCTGACATCGTCTGAACGGAGATAGTAAATGTCCTCCGGGCTGCGGCGCGGATGGTTCTTGTAGCCAAATATCAGCGTGTTGCCGTAGACCGGCTGCAGGAGCGACATTTTGCCATTGCCCATTTGCTGCACCGTCACCTTGATGTTTTTCTGAAAATAGATCGGATCGTGAATGTGAAACCGATACAGCGAATTGAACGGAGGGCGTACCAGCGGAGCTCCTTGGGTCGGCGTGCTGTGTTCGGTAAGCCCCCATGCCGCGCCGATATAGTCTTCCAATCCAGTCCCGCAGATGGTTGGATAGGCATCATCGCCGTCGATGTACATCTTGACTTCGCCCTCCCCCCACCAGCCTGGGGAAAGCGGTCGCACGCCCAGCACACAGCCGAGGTATTTTCCTCTGGCGTTCTCCACCTCGAGGATGACGAAATCCCTGCCATACACCGTTGGGTTTTCCCGGTTGAAAGCGGCATGAAACCGGCCGTCCTCATCCGTGACTTTATCGCCCTGGGTAAAATCGATCTGGTAAAAAAACCAGTCAAGATCCTCATCGCTCTCATTGGCGATGGTGATGCGGGCTTTTTCGGCAAAGGGCATGGGGATGAAGCAGTTGTAGCCGCGTCCGGTCTGAGCGTTAACCAGATCCGAATACATCGGCGCCACCGCCCCATGGGCCAGGCCGAAAAAATCCGACAACGGGACCTCCACCGCTGGGATCGTTTCAGCTTCCCAGTACATCCGTAAAATTAAATTACGCAAAACTCTGGGATTGATGGAGGACGCGGTGCACCAGATGTGCCGGATTATGCCCGGGCCTTTCTGATCCAAGAGCGTCGCGACGGCGCCGGCCTTGAACAGCTTGATCGCCGGACTGGCTTTCAACCCATTGCCGCTCATACCGCCCCGACCGGCCTGAGCAGTTGGATTTTCCATTGTGGCGCTACGGCTGGCGAGATTCTTCAGACGATAGAGTCCATCGTCGTTCCGCTCGCTGCACCCATGGACAAAAAGAAAACAGACCACCAGTGCCATCCGCTTGTTAAACATTTTGCTTCCCTTCTTATGTCGATAAAAACTACCTACTCCGGGATCGGCGGCCAATCAAAGCCATCACACTGCGCCAGGCCGCGCCTCTGCTCATGGATGAGGACGCCTTGCCTTGCCGTATGCGTTGTACGCATAACTTAAAAGCTCGAGAGGATTCCACCGGCGTTGAGTCACGTAATCTTGAGCGGCTGAAACGTTAACTGGAGTAGTCCAAGATAAAATAAAAAACATTGCAATAGGCCACTCCGTTCTTTTCTTTACAAGTTTCAGGTGCTCGATCGCTCTGAATGAATACTAGCTGAACGTTTGCTGCTCCCTGTTGAAGGCCTGTTTCGTGTTGCTGTACATTTTTCATTCTATGCGGCATACAGGTTCGCTGGAGTCATTCTTCTTGTAGATGAAATACGCCGTCGATCCAAACCAGTCGGTTCAAATGGGCGCCTGATATAAAGTCGATCGCGCGAATCGTGGTTCCGAACTCGGGCGGTTTATTGACCGCCGAGATCTCTGCACCGGATCCCAGTGCCAGAAAAATCAACATTCGACGCATGAACCGCCTCACGCAGTTGCCAAATGGTGATCAGAATGTGCCATTTAAAGCGGCCGGAGCCTTGCATTGATATAAGAAAATTCGTTCCTCACCAAGCAGACGGCGGCCGTTTTCACTGCGGGCCAGCGCAAAAGCCCTGGCCGTTCACCGGCTTAGCGCTATAATAGCCAATCCACTCTATAAAATCAAGCGGAATGTAAATCATGAAAATTGGTGAAAACAGTTCCAGTTGGGAAATGGAGCCCGATTCATGGCTGGTGAAGCAGCCTTCACAGCCGGCCGCAGACGACCCACCGGATGGTGC from bacterium includes the following:
- a CDS encoding DUF2961 domain-containing protein — encoded protein: MFNKRMALVVCFLFVHGCSERNDDGLYRLKNLASRSATMENPTAQAGRGGMSGNGLKASPAIKLFKAGAVATLLDQKGPGIIRHIWCTASSINPRVLRNLILRMYWEAETIPAVEVPLSDFFGLAHGAVAPMYSDLVNAQTGRGYNCFIPMPFAEKARITIANESDEDLDWFFYQIDFTQGDKVTDEDGRFHAAFNRENPTVYGRDFVILEVENARGKYLGCVLGVRPLSPGWWGEGEVKMYIDGDDAYPTICGTGLEDYIGAAWGLTEHSTPTQGAPLVRPPFNSLYRFHIHDPIYFQKNIKVTVQQMGNGKMSLLQPVYGNTLIFGYKNHPRRSPEDIYYLRSDDVSCAAFWYQYPVNRRRMALPPKEVRSANLYEEQAEPAKE